In the genome of Candidatus Acidiferrales bacterium, the window CGCTCAGCGCCGTGTCCGACGATGTCATCCACCAAATCCTTCACGCCCACGCCCATCGGGTTTGTAACGAAAAATTCCATGCACTGTTGCGTGTCGCCGGGGGCTTCCACCGAAAGCCGCGCCCTGAGCCAGAGGAAAAAAACGATGGCAAACAAAAATACAATCAGCTCCATCGCAAAAAAATTCGGAATCGGATATTCCGTGCTGGCGGGATGGATATGCAACAACGCGAAGAGCGCCAGCGCCGGCTTGGCCAGCGCCCAGTTTACGAGCTTCGTTACACCTAAGACCTGCTCCTCGCCCATGAATCTCCTAAGGCCGCTACCACAGGGAATTTACTTCGCCAGCCGCAATCAGAGCGCGTTCCAGCGATGATCGCCGTGCGCCAGTTCATACAGCAGCTCAATCACAATCGCCGGCACCACTGCGACGGCGCCGCACAGAAACGCAATGACCGGCAACCGCAACCAAGCAAGAATAACATACGCAGTAACCAGCAGCAATACGAGCCGCCCGAAGAATTTCGCGTGAACGCTCCGCGGGACGCGCACGTGCTCCGCTCCAGCCTGCGCGATTCCCAGTTGCATCAGCGCCGCCGCACCCTGTCGGAGCCAACGATAATTCACCCAGCACAGTGCTGTGCCGGTCGCCACCGACGCGCCCGCGCGCACTCCCCAGCCCGCTACCCCGCCGAGCGTCATCAGTCCTCCGAGGATGAGGATCAAGCGCCCGATACGCTGCTCAATCGCCAGGGATTTCGCCTCATCCTCCATTTTTCTTTTCCGCGGCGCTCGCCAGTTTCAGCACCTCGCGCAATCCGACGCCGAATCCCAAAAACCCCATAACGATCATGAAAATGAATTTCGTGTGCAGCCAGTAATCCAGCAAATAGCCGATCCCGCCTCCGGCAAAAACAGGCACGACAAGCGCGAAAGGAATCTGCATCGCGATAGCGAATTGCTTTGCGGCATTGCCAACCCCTTTGCCGCGCGAATCGGGATCCATCACTTAGTTCTCGCCACCGGATCTAGTCATGCCGCGCGCCATGCAGCACGGATATCGCATGTGGAATCAAATCGGCGATAGCGTCAAGCGATTCCGCTGCACCGCGCGGACTACCCGGCAAATTCACAATCAGCGTCGCGCCGCGAATCCCCGCAATCGAACGCGAAAGCAGCGCACGAGCCGTTTTCTCGTGGCCCGCTTGCCGCATCCGTTCGGCCAGCCCCGGCACTTGCCGGCTGACGACGCTCACCGTGGCCTCTGGCGTCACGTCTCGCGGGCCAAGTCCTGTCCCGCCCGTCGTCAGGATCAAATCCGTTTTTCCGGAATCGGCCAGGGCTATAAGCTGGCCGCGAATCTGCGCCTCTTCGTCCGCCACGAGAGCCGTCGAAACCACTTCCCATCCCGCCTCGCGGCAGCGCTCCGCCACCGCCTTGCCGGAACCGTCTTCGCGATGTCCCGCAACCACCGAATCGCTGATTGTGATAATGGAAACGCGCATTTGGATGTTGCGCCGGATTACCCGTGATGACCCGCGCGATCCGGGCCGCAAAGAATTGTGTGCCCGCCGTAATTCGCTATCCTTGCGGAAGCTCCTGCTGGCTCTCGTCCATCAGGCGCAACGCCTCCATCAGCAAGCCGGTCGTCGATCGCTCGATGGTCGTTCGCGATGGCGAAACGCTGAAATCAATTTCGAATTCTCCGGCCGGCCACCGCACTGCTTCATAAACCGCCGGCTCGCCCTCGAGGGCGCCCATCTTGGCGTCCTGGCACTGGCCGGACGCAAAATAAATCTCGCAAGTATTCCCGCCGCTGCGGACGTTAAGCTTGCAGGTCTTCTGCCCCATTTCGATGGACTGCATCAGGTCGAGCATGCTCATTTCTTCCAGACGGCCTTGGATCACGCCCGGCCGCGCAGAAGATTTCTGCAGTTTTTCCAGCTGCAGCCGGTCAATGACCTTTTTCGCCCTTCGCACCAATTCGCCTATGAAAAAAGGCTTGATGATGAAGTCTTCCACGCCGTCCACCAGCGGCCGCAGCTTCTCCTCGATGTCGCTGCGATTGGCCAGGAAAATGAAGGAAATCGGCTTCGACGCGAAGCGCGCACGCAGCTTCTCGTAAAGCTGCCGCCCGTCGGACCCCGGCATGCGGTAATCGCAAATCACCATGTCAGGAGCTTCGTCAACGATCTTCATCAGCGCGTCGGCGCCGTCCGCTGCGGCCTGCACGTCGCAATGCCCTTCCAGCCCTTTGGCCATCAGCTCGAGCACGAGCGGATTGTCGTCAACGACGAGAACTCGAACGCCTTTCATGATCGTCCGCGTGCGGAGCCGGGCCTCACGTAGTGGCCGCTCCGGCCTCCCGCCTTCTCCATGAGATAAATTTCCGAAATTTCCATCGCGCGGTCCAAGGCCTTGCACATGTCGTAAATCGTCAGCGCCGCCACGGTCGTTGCCGTCAGCGCCTCCATCTCCACGCCCGTGGGACCCGTCGCCGTCACGCGCGACACGATCTCGATTCCATTCTGACACAGCTTGGCGGCAACATCTATGTGCGTTAGCAAGAGCGGGTGACAAAGAGGAATCAGCTCCGAAGTGCGCTTCGCCGCAGCGATTCCCGCGATTCGCGCGATTTCCAGCGGATTCCCTTTCGGGGTATTCATTTTGCGCACTTTCGCCAGCGCGCCCGCCGCAATGCGCACAAACCCTCGCGCTACGGCCGTGCGCTCCGTGGCGTTTTTTGCGGTCACGTCCACCATGCGAACTCGGCCGCGCGAATCGAAATGCGACAGCGAGCGCTTCATCGTTCTCTTTCCATATCTCTACAATAGCCCGCGGCGCGGCAGCACGTCCACCAGATCGCCTGTGGCCAGCCGGCGCTTCTCTTGATGTACGACCAGAAAGCAATTCCCGCGTCCAAGCGTCGCGATGTCGCCTGAGCCTTGCCACGGCAATTGGGAGACGGCAGCCTCGCCATTGCGCCACTCGATCTTTGCAGGCAGGAAATGCGTCAGCGGCGCTTTTTCGTCCACGGCCTTTTCCAGTCTTGCCTTCATGAATGGCAGCGGGCGCGCGTCTGCTCCGCACAGGATATCGATCGCCGCCGTGGCGAACAATTCGAATGTCACCATCGTC includes:
- the moaC gene encoding cyclic pyranopterin monophosphate synthase MoaC yields the protein MKRSLSHFDSRGRVRMVDVTAKNATERTAVARGFVRIAAGALAKVRKMNTPKGNPLEIARIAGIAAAKRTSELIPLCHPLLLTHIDVAAKLCQNGIEIVSRVTATGPTGVEMEALTATTVAALTIYDMCKALDRAMEISEIYLMEKAGGRSGHYVRPGSARGRS
- a CDS encoding AtpZ/AtpI family protein → MDPDSRGKGVGNAAKQFAIAMQIPFALVVPVFAGGGIGYLLDYWLHTKFIFMIVMGFLGFGVGLREVLKLASAAEKKNGG
- a CDS encoding ATP synthase subunit I produces the protein MEDEAKSLAIEQRIGRLILILGGLMTLGGVAGWGVRAGASVATGTALCWVNYRWLRQGAAALMQLGIAQAGAEHVRVPRSVHAKFFGRLVLLLVTAYVILAWLRLPVIAFLCGAVAVVPAIVIELLYELAHGDHRWNAL
- a CDS encoding response regulator, encoding MKGVRVLVVDDNPLVLELMAKGLEGHCDVQAAADGADALMKIVDEAPDMVICDYRMPGSDGRQLYEKLRARFASKPISFIFLANRSDIEEKLRPLVDGVEDFIIKPFFIGELVRRAKKVIDRLQLEKLQKSSARPGVIQGRLEEMSMLDLMQSIEMGQKTCKLNVRSGGNTCEIYFASGQCQDAKMGALEGEPAVYEAVRWPAGEFEIDFSVSPSRTTIERSTTGLLMEALRLMDESQQELPQG
- a CDS encoding MogA/MoaB family molybdenum cofactor biosynthesis protein, with translation MRVSIITISDSVVAGHREDGSGKAVAERCREAGWEVVSTALVADEEAQIRGQLIALADSGKTDLILTTGGTGLGPRDVTPEATVSVVSRQVPGLAERMRQAGHEKTARALLSRSIAGIRGATLIVNLPGSPRGAAESLDAIADLIPHAISVLHGARHD